CCGGGAGCCATTCTGCCTCCGGGTGATCACCACCGCTCGGCTCACCGATGACGCCGTCGATCCCACGGGCGTGGCGGACGTGCCGGAGCAGAGAGACCTCCACGCAGCCGAACCCGCCCGCCCCCGGATCGAGTTGATCTCCATTAGCATCGGCGGCATGACGACGCGGCTCGTGCAGATCAACATGAAGGCTCGGAACGACTCCGCGCTGGGCGCCTTCTGGGCGGAGGCGCTCGGCTGGGGGATCTCCAGCGAGGGACCCGGCGTGACCAACCTCGAACCCGAGGGCTTCGTCTATCCCGACCCCGTCGCCGTGTGCATCGACATCGTCGTCTCCCCGGAACCCAAGACGGTGAAGAACCGGGTGCACGTCGACCTCGCCACCACCTCGGCGGCGCATCACGCGGAGCTGGTCGGCCGCCTGCGCGAGCTGGGGGCCACCCTCGCCGACGTGGGCCAGGGCGACGTCCCGTGGACGGTCATGGCGGACCCGGAGGGCAACGAGTTCTGCGTGCTGGACTGGCGCGACCCGGTCCAGGACACCGGACCGATCGCCACCGTGGTGGTCGACTGCGCCGATCCACGAGGGATGGCCCGCTTCTGGGGCGAGGCGACGGACTGGACCGTGCACAAGGTGACCGACCAGAACGCGGTGCTGCGCTCCGCCAAGGGCGTCGGCCCGTACCTGCAGTTCCTCCGCACCCCCGACGTGAAGACCGGGTGGAACCGGGTCCACCTCGACGTCCGTCCCTATCCGGGCGACGACCTGGAGGCCGAGGCGGCCCGGCTGCGGGCTCTCGGTGCCACCGCCGTCGACCTGGAGCAGGAGGTCCCGTGGAAGGTCCTCGCCGACCCGGAGGGCAACGAGTTCTGCCTGCTCACCCCGGCCTGACGCCGGCCCTCTTCAACGCCGAAGGCCCTGGTCGGGACTGTCGTCCTGACCAGGGCCTTTCGCGTGGAGCGGGTGACGGGAATCGAACCCGCACTGTCAGCTTGGGAAGCTGATGTTCTGCC
This genomic interval from Micromonospora sp. CCTCC AA 2012012 contains the following:
- a CDS encoding VOC family protein produces the protein MTTRLVQINMKARNDSALGAFWAEALGWGISSEGPGVTNLEPEGFVYPDPVAVCIDIVVSPEPKTVKNRVHVDLATTSAAHHAELVGRLRELGATLADVGQGDVPWTVMADPEGNEFCVLDWRDPVQDTGPIATVVVDCADPRGMARFWGEATDWTVHKVTDQNAVLRSAKGVGPYLQFLRTPDVKTGWNRVHLDVRPYPGDDLEAEAARLRALGATAVDLEQEVPWKVLADPEGNEFCLLTPA